In the Hordeum vulgare subsp. vulgare chromosome 7H, MorexV3_pseudomolecules_assembly, whole genome shotgun sequence genome, one interval contains:
- the LOC123407625 gene encoding uncharacterized protein LOC123407625 isoform X1, with protein MIAASATPMGRATTPPPGAQSRWPRAVAQLHLALRSPAARSGRSGRWMGCFRPAPVPAPWSPPVTVAVNEGRGERPETTEVDMEPARGGGEDLWSVQADAEVALGGEYPEHLVVMVNGLVGSADDWKFAAEQFVRRMPDKVIIHRSQCNSATQTFDGVDLMGERLANEVLSVVEQRRGVKKISIVAHSLGGLVARYAIGRLYECSDITNCSVGNNREQVECLEGLIAGLKPMNFITFASPHLGSSGNKQLPFLCGLPFLERRASETAHLIVGRTGKHLFLTDNDDGRRPLLLQMVQDHDDIKFRSGLRSFKRRVAYANANFDHMVGWRTSSIRRQHELPKHRLLVRDEKYPHIVHVDRGIMDSNETEVSANLYGPEEEMIRGLTQLQWERVDVSFQKSSQRLVAHNTIQVKSYWLNSDGADVINHMMDNFLI; from the exons ATGATCGCCGCCAGCGCTACCCCGATGGGCCGCGCCACCACTCCACCCCCCGGGGCCCAGTCCCGGTGGCCGCGTGCCGTTGCGCAGCTCCACCTGGCTCTCCGCTCGCCAGCCGCGCGGAGTGGTAGAAGCGGGCGCTGGATGGGATGCTTCAGGCCGGCGCCAGTGCCCGCGCCGTGGTCACCGCCGGTTACGGTGGCGGTGAATGAGGGGAGGGGGGAGCGGCCGGAGACAACGGAGGTGGACATGGAGCCAGCACGCGGCGGAGGGGAGGACTTATGGAGCGTTCAGGCCGACGCGGAGGTAGCGCTGGGCGGGGAATACCCGGAGCACCTTGTCGTCATGGTCAATGGCCTCGTGGGGAG TGCCGATGACTGGAAGTTTGCCGCTGAGCAGTTCGTGAGGCGGATGCCAGACAAAGTGATCATCCACC GGAGCCAATGCAACTCTGCTACACAGACATTTGACGGAGTTGACTTGATGGGAGAAAGGTTAGCGAACGAG GTTCTATCAGTTGTCGAGCAAAGAAGAGGTGTGAAGAAGATCTCAATTGTGGCGCACTCTCTGGGTGGTCTTGTTGCCAGATATGCTATAGGAAGGCTTTACGAATGTAGTGACATAACTAATTGTTCTGTTGGGAACAACAGAGAGCAAGTTGAGTGCTTGGAGGGTCTCATTGCCGGCTTAAAACCTATGAACTTTATAACCTTTGCATCACCACATCTGGGTTCAAGTGGAAACAAACAG CTCCCCTTTCTATGTGGCTTGCCTTTCCTGGAGCGAAGAGCATCAGAAACTGCACATTTGATTGTTGGAAGAACTGGAAAGCATTTATTCCTTACAGACAATGATGATGGCAGGCGTCCACTCCTTCTTCAAATGGTTCAGGACCATGATGATATAAAATTCAG ATCTGGATTGCGCTCTTTCAAACGACGCGTGGCATATGCGAATGCCAATTTTGACC ATATGGTGGGTTGGAGAACATCATCAATCAGGCGTCAACAtgagttgccaaaa CATCGCCTTCTTGTTCGTGATGAGAAGTATCCACATATTGTCCATGTTGATAGAGGAATTATGGACAGTAATGAAACCGAAGTGAGTGCTAATCTCTACGGCCCAGAAG AGGAGATGATAAGAGGCCTAACACAACTACAGTGGGAACGTGTTGATGTGAGCTTCCAGAAAAGTAGTCAAAGATTAGTTGCGCATAACACCATCCAG
- the LOC123407625 gene encoding putative lipase YDL109C isoform X4: MRGGGSGRRQRRWTWSQHAAEGRTYGAFRPTRSADDWKFAAEQFVRRMPDKVIIHRSQCNSATQTFDGVDLMGERLANEVLSVVEQRRGVKKISIVAHSLGGLVARYAIGRLYECSDITNCSVGNNREQVECLEGLIAGLKPMNFITFASPHLGSSGNKQLPFLCGLPFLERRASETAHLIVGRTGKHLFLTDNDDGRRPLLLQMVQDHDDIKFRSGLRSFKRRVAYANANFDHMVGWRTSSIRRQHELPKHRLLVRDEKYPHIVHVDRGIMDSNETEVSANLYGPEEEMIRGLTQLQWERVDVSFQKSSQRLVAHNTIQVKSYWLNSDGADVINHMMDNFLI; this comes from the exons ATGAGGGGAGGGGGGAGCGGCCGGAGACAACGGAGGTGGACATGGAGCCAGCACGCGGCGGAGGGGAGGACTTATGGAGCGTTCAGGCCGACGCGGAG TGCCGATGACTGGAAGTTTGCCGCTGAGCAGTTCGTGAGGCGGATGCCAGACAAAGTGATCATCCACC GGAGCCAATGCAACTCTGCTACACAGACATTTGACGGAGTTGACTTGATGGGAGAAAGGTTAGCGAACGAG GTTCTATCAGTTGTCGAGCAAAGAAGAGGTGTGAAGAAGATCTCAATTGTGGCGCACTCTCTGGGTGGTCTTGTTGCCAGATATGCTATAGGAAGGCTTTACGAATGTAGTGACATAACTAATTGTTCTGTTGGGAACAACAGAGAGCAAGTTGAGTGCTTGGAGGGTCTCATTGCCGGCTTAAAACCTATGAACTTTATAACCTTTGCATCACCACATCTGGGTTCAAGTGGAAACAAACAG CTCCCCTTTCTATGTGGCTTGCCTTTCCTGGAGCGAAGAGCATCAGAAACTGCACATTTGATTGTTGGAAGAACTGGAAAGCATTTATTCCTTACAGACAATGATGATGGCAGGCGTCCACTCCTTCTTCAAATGGTTCAGGACCATGATGATATAAAATTCAG ATCTGGATTGCGCTCTTTCAAACGACGCGTGGCATATGCGAATGCCAATTTTGACC ATATGGTGGGTTGGAGAACATCATCAATCAGGCGTCAACAtgagttgccaaaa CATCGCCTTCTTGTTCGTGATGAGAAGTATCCACATATTGTCCATGTTGATAGAGGAATTATGGACAGTAATGAAACCGAAGTGAGTGCTAATCTCTACGGCCCAGAAG AGGAGATGATAAGAGGCCTAACACAACTACAGTGGGAACGTGTTGATGTGAGCTTCCAGAAAAGTAGTCAAAGATTAGTTGCGCATAACACCATCCAG
- the LOC123407625 gene encoding putative lipase ROG1 isoform X5: MASWGGGSVADDWKFAAEQFVRRMPDKVIIHRSQCNSATQTFDGVDLMGERLANEVLSVVEQRRGVKKISIVAHSLGGLVARYAIGRLYECSDITNCSVGNNREQVECLEGLIAGLKPMNFITFASPHLGSSGNKQLPFLCGLPFLERRASETAHLIVGRTGKHLFLTDNDDGRRPLLLQMVQDHDDIKFRSGLRSFKRRVAYANANFDHMVGWRTSSIRRQHELPKHRLLVRDEKYPHIVHVDRGIMDSNETEVSANLYGPEEEMIRGLTQLQWERVDVSFQKSSQRLVAHNTIQVKSYWLNSDGADVINHMMDNFLI; the protein is encoded by the exons ATGGCCTCGTGGGGAGGTGGATCCGT TGCCGATGACTGGAAGTTTGCCGCTGAGCAGTTCGTGAGGCGGATGCCAGACAAAGTGATCATCCACC GGAGCCAATGCAACTCTGCTACACAGACATTTGACGGAGTTGACTTGATGGGAGAAAGGTTAGCGAACGAG GTTCTATCAGTTGTCGAGCAAAGAAGAGGTGTGAAGAAGATCTCAATTGTGGCGCACTCTCTGGGTGGTCTTGTTGCCAGATATGCTATAGGAAGGCTTTACGAATGTAGTGACATAACTAATTGTTCTGTTGGGAACAACAGAGAGCAAGTTGAGTGCTTGGAGGGTCTCATTGCCGGCTTAAAACCTATGAACTTTATAACCTTTGCATCACCACATCTGGGTTCAAGTGGAAACAAACAG CTCCCCTTTCTATGTGGCTTGCCTTTCCTGGAGCGAAGAGCATCAGAAACTGCACATTTGATTGTTGGAAGAACTGGAAAGCATTTATTCCTTACAGACAATGATGATGGCAGGCGTCCACTCCTTCTTCAAATGGTTCAGGACCATGATGATATAAAATTCAG ATCTGGATTGCGCTCTTTCAAACGACGCGTGGCATATGCGAATGCCAATTTTGACC ATATGGTGGGTTGGAGAACATCATCAATCAGGCGTCAACAtgagttgccaaaa CATCGCCTTCTTGTTCGTGATGAGAAGTATCCACATATTGTCCATGTTGATAGAGGAATTATGGACAGTAATGAAACCGAAGTGAGTGCTAATCTCTACGGCCCAGAAG AGGAGATGATAAGAGGCCTAACACAACTACAGTGGGAACGTGTTGATGTGAGCTTCCAGAAAAGTAGTCAAAGATTAGTTGCGCATAACACCATCCAG
- the LOC123407625 gene encoding putative lipase ROG1 isoform X2, producing MIAASATPMGRATTPPPGAQSRWPRAVAQLHLALRSPAARSGRSGRWMGCFRPAPVPAPWSPPVTVAVNEGRGERPETTEVDMEPARGGGEDLWSVQADAEVALGGEYPEHLVVMVNGLVGSADDWKFAAEQFVRRMPDKVIIHRSQCNSATQTFDGVDLMGERLANEVLSVVEQRRGVKKISIVAHSLGGLVARYAIGRLYECSDITNCSVGNNREQVECLEGLIAGLKPMNFITFASPHLGSSGNKQLPFLCGLPFLERRASETAHLIVGRTGKHLFLTDNDDGRRPLLLQMVQDHDDIKFRSGLRSFKRRVAYANANFDHMVGWRTSSIRRQHELPKHRLLVRDEKYPHIVHVDRGIMDSNETEVSANLYGPEAFLGSRVA from the exons ATGATCGCCGCCAGCGCTACCCCGATGGGCCGCGCCACCACTCCACCCCCCGGGGCCCAGTCCCGGTGGCCGCGTGCCGTTGCGCAGCTCCACCTGGCTCTCCGCTCGCCAGCCGCGCGGAGTGGTAGAAGCGGGCGCTGGATGGGATGCTTCAGGCCGGCGCCAGTGCCCGCGCCGTGGTCACCGCCGGTTACGGTGGCGGTGAATGAGGGGAGGGGGGAGCGGCCGGAGACAACGGAGGTGGACATGGAGCCAGCACGCGGCGGAGGGGAGGACTTATGGAGCGTTCAGGCCGACGCGGAGGTAGCGCTGGGCGGGGAATACCCGGAGCACCTTGTCGTCATGGTCAATGGCCTCGTGGGGAG TGCCGATGACTGGAAGTTTGCCGCTGAGCAGTTCGTGAGGCGGATGCCAGACAAAGTGATCATCCACC GGAGCCAATGCAACTCTGCTACACAGACATTTGACGGAGTTGACTTGATGGGAGAAAGGTTAGCGAACGAG GTTCTATCAGTTGTCGAGCAAAGAAGAGGTGTGAAGAAGATCTCAATTGTGGCGCACTCTCTGGGTGGTCTTGTTGCCAGATATGCTATAGGAAGGCTTTACGAATGTAGTGACATAACTAATTGTTCTGTTGGGAACAACAGAGAGCAAGTTGAGTGCTTGGAGGGTCTCATTGCCGGCTTAAAACCTATGAACTTTATAACCTTTGCATCACCACATCTGGGTTCAAGTGGAAACAAACAG CTCCCCTTTCTATGTGGCTTGCCTTTCCTGGAGCGAAGAGCATCAGAAACTGCACATTTGATTGTTGGAAGAACTGGAAAGCATTTATTCCTTACAGACAATGATGATGGCAGGCGTCCACTCCTTCTTCAAATGGTTCAGGACCATGATGATATAAAATTCAG ATCTGGATTGCGCTCTTTCAAACGACGCGTGGCATATGCGAATGCCAATTTTGACC ATATGGTGGGTTGGAGAACATCATCAATCAGGCGTCAACAtgagttgccaaaa CATCGCCTTCTTGTTCGTGATGAGAAGTATCCACATATTGTCCATGTTGATAGAGGAATTATGGACAGTAATGAAACCGAAGTGAGTGCTAATCTCTACGGCCCAGAAG CCTTTTTAGGAAGTCGAGTGGCATAG
- the LOC123407625 gene encoding putative lipase ROG1 isoform X3 yields MIAASATPMGRATTPPPGAQSRWPRAVAQLHLALRSPAARSGRSGRWMGCFRPAPVPAPWSPPVTVAVNEGRGERPETTEVDMEPARGGGEDLWSVQADAEVALGGEYPEHLVVMVNGLVGSADDWKFAAEQFVRRMPDKVIIHRSQCNSATQTFDGVDLMGERLANEVLSVVEQRRGVKKISIVAHSLGGLVARYAIGRLYECSDITNCSVGNNREQVECLEGLIAGLKPMNFITFASPHLGSSGNKQLPFLCGLPFLERRASETAHLIVGRTGKHLFLTDNDDGRRPLLLQMVQDHDDIKFRSGLRSFKRRVAYANANFDHMVGWRTSSIRRQHELPKHRLLVRDEKYPHIVHVDRGIMDSNETEVSANLYGPEGKELLA; encoded by the exons ATGATCGCCGCCAGCGCTACCCCGATGGGCCGCGCCACCACTCCACCCCCCGGGGCCCAGTCCCGGTGGCCGCGTGCCGTTGCGCAGCTCCACCTGGCTCTCCGCTCGCCAGCCGCGCGGAGTGGTAGAAGCGGGCGCTGGATGGGATGCTTCAGGCCGGCGCCAGTGCCCGCGCCGTGGTCACCGCCGGTTACGGTGGCGGTGAATGAGGGGAGGGGGGAGCGGCCGGAGACAACGGAGGTGGACATGGAGCCAGCACGCGGCGGAGGGGAGGACTTATGGAGCGTTCAGGCCGACGCGGAGGTAGCGCTGGGCGGGGAATACCCGGAGCACCTTGTCGTCATGGTCAATGGCCTCGTGGGGAG TGCCGATGACTGGAAGTTTGCCGCTGAGCAGTTCGTGAGGCGGATGCCAGACAAAGTGATCATCCACC GGAGCCAATGCAACTCTGCTACACAGACATTTGACGGAGTTGACTTGATGGGAGAAAGGTTAGCGAACGAG GTTCTATCAGTTGTCGAGCAAAGAAGAGGTGTGAAGAAGATCTCAATTGTGGCGCACTCTCTGGGTGGTCTTGTTGCCAGATATGCTATAGGAAGGCTTTACGAATGTAGTGACATAACTAATTGTTCTGTTGGGAACAACAGAGAGCAAGTTGAGTGCTTGGAGGGTCTCATTGCCGGCTTAAAACCTATGAACTTTATAACCTTTGCATCACCACATCTGGGTTCAAGTGGAAACAAACAG CTCCCCTTTCTATGTGGCTTGCCTTTCCTGGAGCGAAGAGCATCAGAAACTGCACATTTGATTGTTGGAAGAACTGGAAAGCATTTATTCCTTACAGACAATGATGATGGCAGGCGTCCACTCCTTCTTCAAATGGTTCAGGACCATGATGATATAAAATTCAG ATCTGGATTGCGCTCTTTCAAACGACGCGTGGCATATGCGAATGCCAATTTTGACC ATATGGTGGGTTGGAGAACATCATCAATCAGGCGTCAACAtgagttgccaaaa CATCGCCTTCTTGTTCGTGATGAGAAGTATCCACATATTGTCCATGTTGATAGAGGAATTATGGACAGTAATGAAACCGAAGTGAGTGCTAATCTCTACGGCCCAGAAG